TGGCCCGAAACCTGTTTTGGTACAACATCGCTCAGCGGCTGATCGGTCGGAATCTCCAACTGGACACTCGCGAGCTCATGAGGCTGAAGCTCGCAACAGACTACCGCACCCCAAACCTCCCGCCTGAGATTGCTCAGAAAGTAGCAGCCAGCAAGCTGTGGGCTCGCTGGCTGAGTGCTCTCGACAAACTAGCGGATTAGTTGTTTCGGGCCTTGGCGACTTCGATGTCGAGCTTGGCCGGAATGCGGAACCAGAACGTCGAACCGACGCCGACCTGAGATTCCGCCCAGATCTTGCCCATGTGGACGTCATCCACTAGGTGCTTGACCAAGTAGAGGCCAAGACCCGTACCGTAGATCTTGCGGTTATCTTCGTTGTTCACTCGGTGGAACTTCTCGAAGACCTTGCCCAAGTGGTCGGCGGGGATGCCGAGACCTTGATCTTCAACACCGATCAAGACCTCTTCGCCGTCGAGCTTGGCGTGGACAGTGATATCGCCGCCGTTTGGCGCGTACTTAACCGCGTTGTTGATGAGGTTCGTCAGGATCTGATCCAGCTTGTCCTGGTCGCCCACGATCATTTGCGGTGTGCTTTCGTCCATGTCGAGCTTGAGCACATGCTTGGTCGTCGACTGCTGCTGCACCATCTGCACCTTGCGGAGCAGCTCGTGAAGGTTCACATCGGAGTAGAGCGGCTTGAGCGATTCACCGGCTTCGATGCGGCTGGTATTGAGCAAGTCGTCGATGAGACGGCGCAGTCGATCGCACTCGTGGACGACGATGCCCAAGAACTCTTTCTGGTCAGTCTTGTCGTAGATATCGTCGTCGACGCCTTCCAGGAGGGTCGAGCTAAAGCCCTTGATGGCGGTGAGCGGCGTGCGAAGCTCGTGCGATGCCATTGCCACAAACGAGCTCTTCATGCGTTCGATCGTCTTCACCTCGGTGATGTCGCTGAAGATCGCGACGACGCCGAGATCCTTGCCGTCTTCGCTACGAACCGATGCCCCTTGAACCTGGAACACGCGTTCGTTCCGGTTGACCGTGATATCGATCTCCGCGCTCGCAATCTCCTCACCCCGAAGACCGCTCTC
The sequence above is drawn from the Chthonomonas sp. genome and encodes:
- a CDS encoding GAF domain-containing protein — translated: MDTNEQFELLKQRIAELERDNYNLSKELADLKGSTNAPQKASVVDSSVDATPLNEADATLRRLVQRIAMILQAEKIAIMFHDPERGELIGIPPAYGIDDAHLREFRVRATQGISGEVFRSGEPIIFHDAVSDDRTMKDNVVLMGVSNGVTVPLIVEKRDEEQRVIERNVIGVLHAFNKRNGEDFIDEDVRLLQRMAMNAGAIIANLQLYREVVQEREELLQTFESVSAGLVLVSVDERISQINSSARAMFAVGPDALGKPFREVLKSEALIKLFESGLRGEEIASAEIDITVNRNERVFQVQGASVRSEDGKDLGVVAIFSDITEVKTIERMKSSFVAMASHELRTPLTAIKGFSSTLLEGVDDDIYDKTDQKEFLGIVVHECDRLRRLIDDLLNTSRIEAGESLKPLYSDVNLHELLRKVQMVQQQSTTKHVLKLDMDESTPQMIVGDQDKLDQILTNLINNAVKYAPNGGDITVHAKLDGEEVLIGVEDQGLGIPADHLGKVFEKFHRVNNEDNRKIYGTGLGLYLVKHLVDDVHMGKIWAESQVGVGSTFWFRIPAKLDIEVAKARNN